ACAGGGCGCGGCGGGCCGCCTCGAGCGGGGCCGGGTCCAGCGGCTCGCCGGTTCCGGCCCGCCAGCCCGACGTCAGGCGGGGCTCGTCGACGACCCGGTCGTACATGCGCCGGCGCCGCTGCCCCCACCGGGCGCCCCCGGCGATCTCGGCGAAGAGGCGGTCGGCCCCCGCCATCCACCCGGGCGCATGGTCGAGCCAGGACTCCTCGTCCAGCTCTACCCGCACGAGGGACCCGAAGCCCGGGTCGGGGGCCGGCTCCTCGGCGCCGAACAGCGACGGCTGCCAGATCAGCTGGTCGGCGGTCTCCATCGCTAGTCCCAACGGTTGGCTCCCTACGGTCGTTCCCGACCGGGCCCGGCGGCCGCCCGTCTGACGCCGGCGGGGATCAGCAGGCGCTCCCCACCGGCCGGCGGGACCCGTTGCCGAGCAGCTGGACCAGGACCGGCACCAGCTCCCACGCCGAGGCCTTGTTCAGGTAGGCGTCCCCGCCCGCGGTCAGCACCTGGACCAGCGTGACCAGCTCCGGGAAGTTGGAGAGCACCACGATGCGCGCGTCCGGGAGCAGGCTGCGCAGCCGGGGGAGGGCCTCCCACCCGTCCAGGCCCGCGGGCATCGACAGGTCCAGGACCACGGCGTCGGGGCGGAGGCGCTCGGCCATCTCGAGGGCCTCGGCTCCCTCCTCGGCGTGACCGACCACCTCGAAGTGGCCCTCGATCTCGAA
This DNA window, taken from Acidimicrobiales bacterium, encodes the following:
- a CDS encoding response regulator transcription factor; protein product: MVTPSPHGRWRVLVVDDDQDIHPLIEVMFEIEGHFEVVGHAEEGAEALEMAERLRPDAVVLDLSMPAGLDGWEALPRLRSLLPDARIVVLSNFPELVTLVQVLTAGGDAYLNKASAWELVPVLVQLLGNGSRRPVGSAC